The proteins below come from a single Cervus canadensis isolate Bull #8, Minnesota chromosome 2, ASM1932006v1, whole genome shotgun sequence genomic window:
- the RUSC1 gene encoding LOW QUALITY PROTEIN: RUN and SH3 domain-containing protein 1 (The sequence of the model RefSeq protein was modified relative to this genomic sequence to represent the inferred CDS: deleted 1 base in 1 codon): protein MLSPQRALLCNLNHIHLQHVSLGLHLSRRPELREGPLSTSPPPGDTGGKESQGPCSGTLVDANSNSPAVPCRCCQEHAPGLENRQDLAQEEEGAASPSDPGCSSSLSSCSDLSPDESPISVYSRDLPGNEDVHPQPSIVPLEQGSPLASAGPGTCSPDSFCCSPDSCSEASSPSGPGLDSNCNALTTGQDLPSPGLEEEEEAEEQDLPTSDLPEVDEKIDAGKTEPSWKINPIWKIDKETTDASWKITENNNSGWKVNGNTIECWKTEPGKFDSSWKTNTGITDSGSKTDAGKIDGGWRSDVSEEPVPHRTITSFHELAQKRKRGPGLPLVPQAKKDRSDWLIVFSPDTELPPTGSLGSSQAPPREVTTFKELRSRSRAPPPPVPPRDPPAGWALVPPRPPPPPVPPRRKKNRPGLQPIAEGQPEEGRAGSPAVGEEAPASKEPEQPGPQAGTEAGPLLLPRPLVFRFSADGRPLLQGGSAAAAGSLLLAPLASWPGAGLRLLGAPSTPEEQLLPVRLSPVGAYSPPARGDLPCLASPELALLLSPLFPRSSTFPPVAPQPRQVPAPPLPRPPRPPKAPRWTRSPPPPPRLLRSSWSFAGVPGAQRLWMAEAQSGTGQLQEQKKGLLIAVSASVDKIISHFGAARNLVQKAQLGDSRLSPDVGHLVLTTLCPALHALVADGLKPFRKDLITGQRRSSPWSVVEASVKPGSSTRSLGTLYSQVSRLAPLRSSRSRFHAFILGLLNTKQLELWFSSLQEDAGLLSLLYLPTGFFSLARAGCPSLSTELLLLLQPLSVLTFHLDLLFEHHHHLPLGPPQAPPPPGSPPALQQTVQAVLHWGGRLAQSLRGASGEAPPGPSAPSSSPSPCSWWEQLTQASRVYASGSTEGLPLPRWGSRLTRPAAEAAPERSLHTEEAAPGRGVWLGRLFGVPGGLAETESGAPKSRRPSSWLPPTVSVLALVKRAAPPEAPSPKELEVSEPSTVQTHRAVRALCDHTAAGPDQLSFQRGEVLRVIATVDEDWLRCGRDGAEGLVPVGYTSLVL from the exons ATGCTGTCCCCTCAGAGGGCTTTACTCTGCAACCTCAACCACATCCACCTCCAGCATGTCTCTCTAGGCTTGCATTTGTCCCGCCGTCCGGAGCTCCGGGAGGGGCCCTTGAGCACATCCCCGCCCCCAGGGGACACTGGGGGCAAGGAGAGCCAGGGCCCCTGCAGTGGGACCTTGGTGGACGCCAACTCCAACAGCCCAGCCGTGCCCTGCCGATGTTGCCAGGAGCATGCGCCAGGCCTAGAAAACCGGCAGGACCTagcacaggaggaggagggggctgccTCTCCCTCAGACCCCGGCTGTTCCTCCTCTCTCAGTTCCTGCTCAGATCTCAGCCCCGATGAGTCCCCCATCTCAGTCTActccagggacctccctggcaacGAGGATGTCCACCCTCAGCCCAGCATCGTTCCCCTGGAGCAAGGCTCCCCCCTGGCTTCTGCAGGCCCAGGCACCTGCTCCCCAGACAGCTTTTGTTGCTCTCCGGATTCCTGCTCTGAAGCTTCCTCTCCATCCGGTCCAGGCCTGGACTCCAATTGTAACGCCCTGACCACTGGCCAGGacctcccttccccagggctagaggaagaggaggaggccgAGGAGCAGGACCTCCCTACCTCTGACCTCCCAGAGGTTGATGAGAAAATCGATGCTGGGAAAACCGAACCCAGTTGGAAAATCAACCCCATTTGGAAAATTGACAAAGAGACAACTGATGCTAGCTGGAAAATCACTGAGAACAATAACTCCGGTTGGAAAGTCAATGGGAATACTATTGAATGTTGGAAAACTGAACCTGGAAAATTCGACTCCAGTTGGAAAACCAATACAGGAATAACTGATTCTGGTTCGAAAACTGATGCAGGGAAAATTGATGGAGGATGGAGAAGTGACGTCAGCGAGGAGCCGGTGCCCCACCGGACAATCACGTCCTTCCACGAGCTGGCCCAGAAGCGCAAGCGGGGCCCAGGGCTGCCCCTCGTGCCGCAGGCCAAGAAAGACCGCAGTGACTGGCTCATCGTCTTCTCTCCGGACACCGAGCTGCCCCCCACAGGGTCGCTCGGCAGCTCCCAGGCGCCTCCCCGGGAAGTCACCACCTTCAAGGAACTCCGGTCCCGAAGCCGGGCTCCGCCCCCGCCAGTCCCGCCCCGAGACCCCCCAGCTGGCTGGGCATTGGTCCCACCTCGGCCCCCACCGCCACCCGTCCCTCCCCGGAGGAAGAAGAACCGACCTGGGCTGCAGCCTATAGCAGAGGGGCAGCCCGAGGAGGGCAGGGCGGGCAGCCCAGCTGTTGGTGAGGAGGCCCCAGCTTCAAAGGAGCCGGAGCAGCCAGGTCCTCAGGCTGGCACTGAAG CCGGTCCCCTCCTGCTCCCTCGGCCCCTGGTTTTTCGGTTCTCTGCTGACGGGCGCCCCCTGTTGCAGGGTGGGAGCGCGGCCGCAGCTGGGTCTCTGCTCCTGGCGCCTCTGGCCAGCTGGCCAGGCGCTGGGCTGCGGCTCCTGGGGGCACCGAGTACCCCGGAGGAGCAGCTGCTGCCCGTCCGCCTGTCCCCGGTGGGGGCCTATTCGCCTCCGGCTAGGGGGGACCTTCCCTGCCTGGCCAGCCCTGAGCTGGCACTGCTGCTGTCCCCGCTCTTTCCCAGAAGTAGCACCTTCCCCCCCGTGGCT CCCCAACCCCGCCAGGTACCCGCCCCCCCGCTGCCACGGCCACCTCGTCCGCCGAAGGCCCCTCGCTGGACCAGGAGCCCACCGCCTCCGCCCAGGCTAC TCCGTAGTTCCTGGTCGTTCGCCGGCGTCCCCGGGGCCCAGCGACTGTGGATGGCAGAAGCCCAGAGTGGGACTGGCCAGCTGCAGGAGCAAAAAAAAG gTCTCCTGATAGCTGTTAGTGCTTCAGTGGATAAAATCATCTCGCACTTCGGGGCCGCCCGGAACTTGGTTCAGAAG GCCCAGTTGGGGGATAGCCGTCTGAGCCCAGACGTGGGGCACCTGGTGCTGACCACCCTCTGTCCTGCCCTCCATGCCCTGGTGGCCGACGGGCTGAAGCCTTTCCGGAAAGACCTCATCACCGGGCAGCGGCGGAGCAGCCCCTGGAGTGTGGTGGAGGCGTCTGTGAAGCCAG GCTCCAGCACTCGTTCCCTCGGCACCCTGTATAGCCAGGTCAGCCGTCTGGCCCCGCTGAGAAGCAGCCGTAGCCGCTTCCACGCCTTCATCCTGGGCCTCCTCAA caCTAAGCAGCTggagctgtggttttccagtcTCCAGGAAGATGCAG GCCTGCTGTCCCTCCTGTACCTGCCCACTGGTTTCTTCTCCCTGGCCCGGGCTGGCTGCCCCTCCTTGTCCACggagctgctgctcctgctgcagcCATTGTCGGTGCTCACCTTCCACCTGGACCTGCTCtttgaacaccaccaccacctgccccTGGGACCGCCTCAGGCCCCACCGCCCCCAGGCTCGCCTCCAGCCCTGCAGCAGACTGTGCAAGCTGTGCTGCACTGGGGGGGTCGGCTGGCCCAGAGCCTCCGGGGGGCTTCTGGGGAGGCCCCTCCAGGCCCTTCGGCCCCCTCAAGCTCTCCCAGCCCCTGCAGCTGGTGGGAGCAGCTGACTCAGGCCTCCCGGGTCTATGCGTCTGGCAGCACCGAGGGCTTGCCTCTTCCCCGGTGGGGATCCAGGCTCACCCGGCCTGCAGCTGAGGCCGCACCGGAGAGGTCCCTGCACACGGAGGAAGCAGCACCAGGCCGAGGTGTGTGGCTGGGGAGACTGTTTGGAGTGCCTGGGGGCCTCGCAGAAACTGAGAGTGGAGCCCCAAAGTCCAG GAGACCATCCAGCTGGTTGCCCCCGACAGTGAGTGTGTTGGCTCTGGTGAAGCGGGCGGCACCTCCTGAGGCTCCATCTCCTAAGGAGCTTGAGGTCTCAGAACCCAGCACGGTGCAGACCCACAG